A single window of Agromyces aureus DNA harbors:
- a CDS encoding collagen-like protein — protein sequence MTDAKGTRAWRVATVVVVLLAVAAVIAGGVFLAVANTQLRLELASAHDDLQASQENAEALYQQLLDEGVRPDAEKPSEVVSPLPGTPGADGPQGPRGADGRDGVPGASGAAGTAGQDGKPGQIGAAGPAGQDGAPGASGADGVPGPQGEPGPAGPQGEPGPAGPAGAQGEPGATNVLEQWTFTVNGTTFLCAITSSQPYAYDCQPTPPKE from the coding sequence ATGACCGATGCGAAGGGTACTCGCGCGTGGCGGGTCGCGACCGTGGTTGTCGTGCTCCTCGCCGTCGCCGCGGTCATCGCGGGCGGTGTGTTCCTCGCCGTCGCGAACACGCAGCTGCGGCTCGAGCTGGCGTCCGCGCACGACGACTTGCAGGCGTCGCAGGAGAACGCCGAGGCGCTGTATCAGCAGCTCCTCGACGAGGGCGTGCGGCCCGACGCGGAGAAGCCGTCCGAGGTGGTCAGCCCGCTGCCCGGCACGCCCGGCGCTGACGGGCCGCAGGGCCCGCGCGGCGCTGACGGCCGCGACGGCGTGCCGGGCGCATCCGGCGCCGCGGGTACGGCCGGGCAAGACGGCAAGCCCGGGCAGATCGGCGCGGCCGGCCCGGCCGGGCAGGACGGCGCTCCCGGCGCGTCCGGGGCCGACGGTGTACCCGGGCCGCAGGGCGAACCCGGCCCGGCGGGACCGCAGGGGGAACCCGGACCCGCCGGCCCAGCAGGGGCACAGGGCGAACCCGGGGCGACGAACGTGCTCGAGCAGTGGACGTTCACCGTCAACGGCACGACGTTCCTGTGCGCCATCACTTCCAGTCAGCCGTACGCGTACGACTGCCAGCCAACCCCACCGAAGGAGTAG
- a CDS encoding phage tail tape measure protein, producing MAERVVKVSLRADINNYLSGMEQARKKTQETGSEAEKTAAKLQQQKEAFNLLGGTLLAAGTLAAAAVGVAVKKWMDFDQAMSAVAAATHETSANMGRLRDAALEAGARTVFSATEAANAIEELGKASLTTDQILSGGLDGALDLAAASGMGVADAATAAAIAMKQFGLNGKDVPHIADLLAAGAGKAVGEVSDLSMALNQAGLVANGAGQSIEGTTGVLAAFADAGLLGSDAGTSLKSAIIALQAPTDKARAEMEKYNLSFYDGNGKMLTYQQIAGQLETNLGGLSDETRNAALAQIFGNDALRSANVLYEQGQKGIQQYIDQTNDAGYAAETAAARLDNLAGDWEQFGGAVETASIKAGEAADGPLRTLVQAGTEMVTAWSDVDPVLQQGALAVAAVGAAVAVTAGLALLGVPKIADYRAALATLGTTSGRVAKGAAGAGIALAALTLIVTQLASQQAEARAKAEAYADTLEQGTNKVTDATREMVVQNLQAKQSLNVLGIEVDAIQFDSAADGAEKLGLNVSDVTDAAMGSVDALERVAEVTKLRNRTDAEAVAIREKLGLKEGEFADAIDSVINGVKGESTSMDEAIRLAKQKTEATEESVSATNDNSAALAELSGAAADTKGSIGELAESIRGFGAAELDTRDAAREFQDALAALDESVIANGTSLDITTEAGRSNEAALDGIARAALASAGAIAEQTGSEDLAAAAVDAGRQQLILKLAQFGITGQAAEDYADKLGLIPGNVDTAVVLNKTQAEIDLDNWVNQYRVIHIDTRVATGPGGTGGQVVGKAHGGIVDYYARGGIRENHVAQIAPAGSWRVWAEPETGGEAYIPFAPSKRARSLEVWAETGGRLGVPGFADGAAMPPVYAQQRWTSPTQAKTTQQSLDGMRISGRLDLGNGLTGMIDGRIESALSAEEFAHSTGFGGVL from the coding sequence ATGGCTGAACGCGTCGTGAAGGTCTCACTCCGGGCCGACATCAACAACTACCTGTCCGGCATGGAGCAGGCCCGCAAGAAGACCCAGGAGACCGGCTCCGAGGCCGAGAAGACCGCGGCGAAGCTCCAGCAGCAGAAGGAAGCGTTCAACCTGCTGGGTGGCACGCTGCTCGCCGCAGGCACCCTCGCGGCTGCCGCGGTCGGTGTCGCGGTGAAGAAGTGGATGGACTTCGATCAGGCGATGTCAGCGGTCGCCGCTGCCACGCACGAGACGTCGGCGAACATGGGCCGCCTGCGTGATGCGGCGCTCGAGGCCGGCGCGCGGACGGTGTTCTCGGCGACCGAGGCAGCGAACGCGATCGAGGAACTCGGCAAGGCCAGCTTGACGACCGATCAGATTCTTTCTGGTGGTCTCGACGGCGCCCTCGATCTCGCAGCGGCCAGCGGCATGGGTGTCGCTGACGCTGCAACGGCCGCAGCGATCGCCATGAAACAGTTCGGGCTCAACGGCAAGGATGTTCCCCACATCGCCGACCTGCTCGCCGCCGGTGCAGGCAAGGCCGTGGGCGAGGTCTCTGACCTGTCGATGGCGCTCAACCAGGCCGGGCTCGTCGCGAACGGCGCCGGGCAGTCCATCGAGGGCACCACCGGCGTTCTGGCCGCTTTCGCAGACGCCGGCCTCCTCGGATCGGACGCGGGAACCTCGCTGAAGTCGGCGATCATCGCTCTGCAGGCGCCCACCGACAAGGCGCGCGCCGAGATGGAGAAGTACAACCTCTCGTTCTACGACGGCAACGGCAAGATGCTGACCTACCAGCAGATCGCAGGACAGCTGGAGACGAACCTCGGCGGGCTGTCGGACGAGACCCGCAATGCGGCGCTGGCGCAGATCTTCGGCAACGACGCTCTCCGCTCTGCAAACGTGCTCTACGAGCAGGGCCAGAAGGGCATTCAGCAGTACATCGATCAGACCAACGACGCCGGATACGCGGCTGAGACCGCAGCCGCTCGCCTCGACAACCTCGCGGGGGACTGGGAGCAGTTCGGCGGCGCCGTGGAGACGGCCTCGATCAAGGCTGGCGAGGCTGCTGACGGGCCGCTGCGCACGCTCGTGCAGGCCGGCACCGAGATGGTCACCGCATGGTCGGACGTCGACCCGGTCCTGCAGCAGGGCGCGCTCGCGGTCGCGGCCGTCGGTGCTGCCGTCGCGGTCACGGCAGGACTCGCGCTTCTCGGAGTGCCCAAGATCGCGGACTACCGTGCCGCACTCGCCACGCTCGGCACGACGAGTGGTCGTGTCGCGAAGGGCGCCGCCGGCGCGGGCATCGCGCTCGCCGCGCTGACGCTGATCGTCACCCAGCTCGCATCCCAGCAGGCCGAGGCTCGTGCGAAGGCTGAGGCCTACGCCGACACTCTCGAGCAGGGAACAAATAAGGTCACCGACGCGACTCGCGAGATGGTCGTGCAGAACCTGCAGGCGAAGCAGTCACTCAACGTCCTCGGCATCGAGGTCGACGCGATCCAGTTCGACTCTGCCGCCGACGGCGCGGAAAAGCTCGGCCTCAACGTGTCGGACGTCACCGACGCCGCGATGGGCAGCGTCGACGCGCTCGAGCGTGTCGCGGAGGTCACGAAGCTCCGCAACCGCACGGACGCCGAGGCGGTCGCGATCCGCGAGAAGCTCGGCCTCAAGGAGGGCGAGTTCGCCGACGCGATCGACTCCGTGATCAACGGCGTCAAGGGCGAGTCCACGTCGATGGACGAGGCCATTCGCCTCGCGAAGCAGAAGACCGAGGCCACAGAGGAATCCGTCTCAGCCACCAACGACAACTCGGCGGCCCTCGCGGAACTTTCGGGAGCCGCGGCCGATACGAAGGGATCGATCGGCGAACTCGCGGAGTCGATCCGCGGGTTCGGTGCGGCGGAACTCGACACGCGAGACGCCGCACGCGAGTTCCAGGACGCGTTGGCCGCTCTCGACGAGTCGGTCATCGCGAACGGCACGTCGCTCGACATCACGACCGAGGCCGGTCGCAGCAACGAGGCGGCGCTCGATGGCATCGCCCGCGCCGCATTGGCCTCGGCCGGCGCGATCGCCGAGCAGACCGGTTCGGAAGACCTTGCAGCCGCGGCGGTCGACGCCGGTCGGCAGCAGTTGATCCTGAAGCTTGCACAGTTCGGCATCACCGGGCAAGCAGCGGAGGACTACGCCGACAAGCTCGGGCTGATCCCCGGCAACGTCGACACGGCCGTCGTGCTGAACAAGACGCAGGCCGAGATCGACCTCGACAACTGGGTCAACCAGTACCGGGTCATCCACATCGACACCCGCGTCGCAACTGGACCGGGTGGTACGGGCGGACAGGTCGTCGGCAAGGCGCACGGCGGCATCGTCGACTACTACGCCCGCGGCGGCATCCGCGAGAACCATGTCGCGCAGATCGCGCCCGCAGGCTCATGGCGTGTGTGGGCCGAGCCCGAGACCGGTGGCGAGGCGTACATCCCGTTCGCGCCGTCGAAGCGTGCGCGCTCGCTCGAGGTCTGGGCCGAGACTGGCGGCCGGCTCGGCGTTCCCGGGTTCGCTGACGGCGCCGCAATGCCGCCTGTCTACGCGCAGCAGCGCTGGACGTCGCCGACACAGGCGAAGACCACGCAGCAGTCGCTGGATGGGATGCGGATCAGTGGTCGCCTGGATCTCGGGAACGGGTTGACGGGCATGATCGACGGTCGGATCGAGTCGGCGTTGTCGGCTGAGGAGTTCGCGCATTCGACGGGATTCGGGGGTGTTCTGTGA